The Ziziphus jujuba cultivar Dongzao chromosome 3, ASM3175591v1 region tttaataaatttcaaagcaaagacgccacaatcacccctgcaaaatagcattaatgaaaaccaaccacgtgaaTTTCCACACATAAGCACAAttaaacagcagcaatagaagtggttggaaatgacaacacattcatacccattatcttggcaggGCGCacctttgatcatggtcatcgtgaatggcttTAAAGTGCGAAGCATGTCCAGATTCTTCttgtaatatcccccatccctcgataggtaaggcagcatatacttaAGGCATTTTGCATTGTCCAACTCTTTAttttggacatatttatttcccatatttgggtcgtataaatcaatatgtcgagCCTTCAAGTCCATACATGCTACCAACCAAAGGgtgcctccattgttgacagggatgtacacctgaaAATTAGAAcgtaacctcattatccacaaattgggaaacttagtcagaatttttttaaatatgtgtatagacttacataatcacatctccACCACGGCACGCTaagtttgggtgacttcccatgCACATAGCTATGAAGTGTCAactcacatgaatatgtgcttcgAGATGCCTCCCATGTGGGATAACGGCCTTTGATGGATGATTGCCAAATAATTGaatagatacaatataaaatgtcatcaatataacattaagcaacccagtaacatcccatcttcttacccaaaataacatgtctaatatggcacagttgtgggtgaacatcttctcattctcaaactGCCATTTTcgtataaaatacaaaataatgtcaatatgctgcaaaaaacattaaaggaaataaaaaacaagtgtgaggtgataaataaaacatcattccaaatgtACAAACACAATGAATTTACATGGAAGTAaagtatataacttacatcAGAACTCAACCATCCTGCAGGggtaagtagctcagcaaaaaatttcttccccaccgtcatataagatgtacacacggttgctccgtttggtgccaccctataccattcatcgaacgccctctccttcgatgcatcaatatgtcgattaagattaaatttgaccttcttcttACACGAGTCGGTGTAAGAAGAGTTGACATGATGTGACTGATGGTAAACTCTACCGAATAGGCTTTTATCACCAACTTTATGCATCCAAGCCTCCACCTCactctcagctgattggtcatgatgtggactgtcagctgaagcactGATATCCCACCCCCAATGCAAAGGctgatatggcaccaaagcccaggaatcctccacataggctcctccaggtacgataggctcgaATGGTGTTGTACAATCCTCATCCTCTTTTCTACCATTAGAACCATCTATGGGTGCATAAAATTCTTCGGCTTGCTTTCCAAATGACGGTTCCAGAGGGGATGATGGTCGCACCGAAGATGATGGTGAATGGGTGTGCATATGATgttcggcctgcaaaacacaatggttattttgcagttcccaaaaaCTAACAACAGGTAATTattgaattacaatatataatttaataatgctgaaaccCTAAAGTATACTatgttgtctaaatgatacctaaTGCTTTAGTTGGTCAATAatagaactaagcatcttccttaatgATGCCATCTCTTGCTTCACTTCGTGATGACAATCATCcacaaatttctttaattcatcaaattgtgcctccaagcaagcaagctaatcaatatcaatatccaaaacataagtcaatatatattagtacaacatatgaaatgcaaatttgcatgcaagtaacaattgcataccctgcaACTAGCATCTGAAGGggcactagaatgctcctcagctttggacgcatctttagcacCAACGACGgctattggtgctacaagtgGTGGTGTCGTATAGCGAACTTTATGTATGTtcactgctattgttcgccagtaatccatagttttctcctcatcggtagcgTCTAACCTCCAGTGCATAACAcactacatgaaatgaagaaaggaaaaaaaagtaaatttggaaactggacattggtaatgtaacttgactGTAGTCGTACCATATAGTCTAAATAAATTTCCCTCACTAtgctatttgaggtgaaccaataatggacagcaaaatggctcggttgacttgtagcatgccatccaaggatcctcggacaacgggtttccTGTCGCTCACCAAAATGGTTACCGAAATCAGgtattgcttcaaacccccacacctacaaaatataaattataggttattaaatataatttttaagtaaacactacatgtattaaatatattaccgtacttgaaacgccaatggaaaaccttttaggtcatacgactgtgatttattctttaccGCACGTCCTTTATGGTGGAATGCATTGTGCAATAAGTTaatcgtctccttgtagctcaaaaagccccaagggtaggaattaaatacctcaatatcagcaaccaaatcaatgaattttctatttatttgaaccttcggatccattccgagtacaccatgaactaagaaatatagtaatgcAATTCTTatagcatcccaatcatccacaaaatgtGTACCCTTGAATCTTTGAGCCAGTTGgggcggtttcaagtcagtCCTGTCTTCTAGCAACCTCGTGCACAGCTCATTTCCTTTCGAATTTAGCATATCATATATGGAAAGgcacctacaaaactttaagccactaatTAGTGCAAATTCTCATTTCATAAACCGCACTCTagatccgccgaagttaaactccagtacttctggatcGTTGGAAATAACtcgtctgcaaagcaggtgatgcactagaTGACCAGAGAACttgaggttcttcatgtcaagtaagtgtccaaaacatgtttgtctatacttttccagctgctcacttgtgaggacacttgtaattacttcgttcgcttctattggattcccaaatgaatgtgccctaactttaaatatatcggcATTCTGAAagatccgttcctttggagcgTCGTTGGCCtacaaaatgaattacataaatggaacagAAGTCAaccatttaatcataccctatttttccaccctaccttgataataataattttcaacgaaatattaagacatatgggttcacatttttgcattagtggtaattactgatgaaaccattgataatcaacctacaatgaactaaaaaaatcccgatggcctatcggcaattaccgatggccatcaGGTGAAGTTTTTCTCAAGTATTTACATTCATGGCGCCCTGGTTTCCAAACCTCGTTGTACAGTTACCTGAtcagtttttgttgttgtttatcaTCATCCTACTATTTCTTTGTTCTTCTACTACTTGTTTTACAATAAGTGGACAGGCAGAGGCTCTTGTGAAATGGAAGGACAGCCTTGATATGAATCCAACTACTCATTCTCTTCTCCGCTCTTGGAATCTCAATTCTACTGTTTCAACTTCTCACCATCTCTATAATAATAACCCCTGTACCTGGGTTGGGATCACTTGTAACGGCTATGGCAGTGTCATCAACATTACTCTTGAAAGCAGTAATCTGAAAGGTACGCTTCACCACTTCAACTTCTCTTCCTTTCCCAGCTTGCTCGAGCTTAACCTATATAACAACTCCCTTCATGGAAGTATCCCCATGCACATTGGCAACCTTTCCACACTCACCTCACTTGATATGGGGTTCAATCATCTCTCTGGAAATATTCCTTCCCAAATATGCCTTTTGACAAGTTTACGCTTCCTTGCTTTGGCTAACAATTATTTGAATGGCTCTATACCACCTCAAATAGACATGTTGGTGTCTTGAAGTGATTTATGTTTATAGTAACAATCTTTCAGGTTCAATTCCTGTGTCCATTGGAAACTTGAGCAAGTTAACTGAGTTAGACCTTGGTGAAAACAAAATAGTTGTGGGATAACCATCTAACTGGCTCCATTCCTTGGTCAATCGGACAGCTTAAACATCTTGAACATATTGACTTGTCTTTCAACCATCTAAGTGGCTCAATTCCTGCATCCATTGGAAACCTTACATCCCTTGCCTTCTTCAGTTTGTTCACTAACAACATTACAGGGTCCCTTCCTCCTGAAATGAATAACCTTACAAATCTGGAAGAGCTTTTATTAAGCAATAACTTCTTGTATGGCTATCTTCCAGAAAATATTTGTCTGGGTGGGAGACTTAAAAAGATTGCAGTAAGCTATCACTATTTTACATGTTCTATTCCAAAAAGCATGAGAAACTGCAACTCCGTAGTCCGTGTTTTACTTGGAGTGAATGAATTTACAGGAAATATGTCAGAAGACTTTGGAATATACCCAAACCTGGTCTACATGGAATTAGGCAACAATAAGTTTTTTGGAAAACTTACTAGAAATTGGGGACACTGTCAAAAACTAACTATGCTGAACATCTCTAACAATAAAGTTTCTGGCATGCTACCTCCTGAACTTGGGAAAGCTACTCAATTGCAGAAACTTGATCTGTCGTCCAATCTTCTTGTAGGGAAAATTCCAAAGGAATTGGGCCAATTGAGATTGCTTTACATTCTTAAACTCAATAATAATACACTTTCTGGAAATGTTCCTGCTCAAATTGGGATGTTATTTGACCTTCAACAGCTTGACCTTGCAGACAACAAATTGGGTGGACCATTTCCTAAACATTTGGAGCAGTGTGCAAACCTAGAAAACTTGAACTTTAGAAGCAATAGATTCAGTGGTGCTGTTCCTTTTCAGATTGGGAATTTTCACTCTCTTCGAAATGTTGATCTAAGTCGGAATATGCTTATAGGAGATTTGCCTCCAGAGCTTGGAAATTTGTTCTTGTTAGAAACACTCAACCTATCCATAACAATTTCATAGGCTCAATACCAGCTTCATTTCAAAAGCTAATAAGTTTGACATCCGTTGATGTATCCTACAATCAATTAGAAGGTCCGCTTCCCACATCAAAGTTTTCATTGAAGCTCCTTTGGAAGCCTTGGAAGATAATAAAGGGCTGTGTGGTAACAACACTAGTTTGAAGCCTTGCCCCTCACctaaagataaaaatgaaatcAAGCTGTAATTGCAATCGTAGTATCCATCTCCAGCattctatttttattgtttatcattGTTGGGATTGTTTTTATTTGCAAAAGAAGAGTGAGGAATATGGATGAACCAAGAGAAATACAAACTGAAGCTTTCTTTGCAGCATGGAACCATGATGGGAAAAAAGTTCATGAAGAAATAGTTGAAGCACCAGAGAATTTTGATTCCAAATATTGCATTGGAGTTGGAGGGAATGGAAGTGTGTATAAAACACTACTATCAACTGGTCAACTTGTTGCTGTGAAAAAGTTCCACGAGAATAATGGAACAGACCATCAACAAGCTTTCAAAAGCGAGACAAGcattttggattttgtttgcATACAAGATACTCATTTTTGGTGTATGAGTTCATGGAACTGGGAAGTTTGGTAAAGATATTGAGCGACAATGAAAAGGCAACAGAGTTGGAATGGTTCAAGAGAGTGAACATTGTCAAAGGTTTGGCAAAGGCGACATCCTATCTGCACCATGAATGTTTTCCAGCTATAGTCCACAGAGACATATCTAGTAAGAATGTTCTGTTGGATGATGAATGTGAAGCTCACATTTCTGACTTTGGCTCTGCTACAACTTTAGATCCAGACTCATCAAATTGGACTCCATTTGCAGGAACCTTCGGTTACTCAGCCCCAGGTAGGTATTCCATCAAAGttccatcaaaatttaaatccaCAATTCATTTTTTGATCTCTTTGGTAACCAGGAAATTTCATGCTTTTCATTTCgacaaaaaaatatcatttaatcaaTAGACATTgtagctttttttctttccccctttttttgggtcaaaacaAGAACTGAGAAGTTCCTA contains the following coding sequences:
- the LOC107418145 gene encoding probable leucine-rich repeat receptor-like protein kinase At1g35710 gives rise to the protein MAPWFPNLVVQLPDQFLLLFIIILLFLCSSTTCFTISGQAEALVKWKDSLDMNPTTHSLLRSWNLNSTVSTSHHLYNNNPCTWVGITCNGYGSVINITLESSNLKGSIPVSIGNLSKLTELDLGSLPPEMNNLTNLEELLLSNNFLYGYLPENICLGGRLKKIAVSYHYFTCSIPKSMRNCNSVVRVLLGVNEFTGNMSEDFGIYPNLVYMELGNNKFFGKLTRNWGHCQKLTMLNISNNKVSGMLPPELGKATQLQKLDLSSNLLVGKIPKELGQLRLLYILKLNNNTLSGNVPAQIGMLFDLQQLDLADNKLGGPFPKHLEQCANLENLNFRSNRFSGAVPFQIGNFHSLRNVDLSRNMLIGDLPPELGNLFLLETLNLSITIS
- the LOC112488799 gene encoding MDIS1-interacting receptor like kinase 2-like; this encodes MDEPREIQTEAFFAAWNHDGKKVHEEIVEAPENFDSKYCIGVGGNGSVYKTLLSTGQLVAVKKFHENNGTDHQQAFKSETSILDFILSDNEKATELEWFKRVNIVKGLAKATSYLHHECFPAIVHRDISSKNVLLDDECEAHISDFGSATTLDPDSSNWTPFAGTFGYSAPELAYTMEVNEKIDVYSFGVVALESIMGEHPGDLISSLLSSPLHAVDVLLKDVLDQRLSPPKRQIAD